GTGCCAGAGATTCTAAAATCTTTGCTATCAATACCAAATATGAAAAAGAGATCGGTAATGTATTATTGAAACCAAGATTTTATTTTAATACATGGGATCATTTTCACCCAGTAACGGGTCTGATCAATGATGCTGATGACAATAGTGTTTATGGAACTGATTTAGAACTTAATTATGGTCATGAGGCATTTGGCAGGGAAGCAACCTTGGTTGCCGGTGTAACCTATAAAGCAGATATCACTAATGATGCTAAGAAGTATCAATATGCTGATATTGATTATGAGACTTCTATGGTCTATAATCCAGCTACTCATCAAATGGAAGCAGTCAGTGTGATAGGACAGACAACTTCAAATGATAAAGGTGTTTTGGCTCAGACAGAAGACAGTACAACGATTCTTTACGGTACGTATCTGATGGAAACATTTTCGCCTACAGAAGAAATAAGGATAGACGTAAGTACAAGAATTGATAAACTCAGTTTTGATATTGATGGATTTAAAGATTCTGAATATGACTATGCTACAGGGAATTATGTTGATGTGACAGGAGAGGATAGTATTATTAATGTAGATGAAGACTATACCTTATTTTCTGCGAAGCTTGGAGCTATATATAGGTTAACAAATACGACAAATGCCTATGCAAGTATCGCAACAGCGAATCAAGCACCTACTGGAAGTGAAATCGATGCTGCATTAGAACAAGGTATTACACTTGATAAAAGTACAAATATGAACTATGAGATCGGTCTTAAGACAAGAACAGAAAATCTGTCACTAGACTTGGCAATCTATCAAAATAATGTGGATGATGAGATCGTTCAAACAGTTGTTGATGAGAGAATAGTGTATGACAATGCTGGTAAAACGAAAAAGAAAGGTATAGAGTTAAATACTGTCTACAGAGTTTCAGATATCTTGGATATAGGTGGCTCATATGCTTATAGTAATTTTAAATTTGATGAATATTCTGAAAAAGTAAGGGGAAGCTTGGTTTCAAGAAATGGTAATTATTTGCCTTATATTCCTAAAAATCAATATTCGCTTTTTGCAGCACTTAGAATGGAAAATGGATTTAAAGCAAGAGTGACGACAAAGGGTTGGGGAAGTTACTATATGGACAATGCCAATACCGAAAAGTATG
The sequence above is drawn from the Sulfurovum sp. TSL1 genome and encodes:
- a CDS encoding TonB-dependent receptor produces the protein MKIKYSLMTLLALSSINAEEISLEAVSVTATKIATPTKDVSQSIAVVDEQTIEDKNILNIQEAIENIPGVNAESSTNSPSPRLIIRGAGLKARYGVREIMVMKDGVPLTDPDSFTRFDFIDMQDVSSIEVQKGPGSINAANTTGGVIQLITKSVFEGGEDRIKIGVGDDGQKNVNLKVRGQLGEKDFASLTFSKRAIDNTWRDHNDFDATQVSLKHGHIFEDESTLETEFSYTESNMNIPTDMNASEFATFQETGEQHNTSSQWQHSARDSKIFAINTKYEKEIGNVLLKPRFYFNTWDHFHPVTGLINDADDNSVYGTDLELNYGHEAFGREATLVAGVTYKADITNDAKKYQYADIDYETSMVYNPATHQMEAVSVIGQTTSNDKGVLAQTEDSTTILYGTYLMETFSPTEEIRIDVSTRIDKLSFDIDGFKDSEYDYATGNYVDVTGEDSIINVDEDYTLFSAKLGAIYRLTNTTNAYASIATANQAPTGSEIDAALEQGITLDKSTNMNYEIGLKTRTENLSLDLAIYQNNVDDEIVQTVVDERIVYDNAGKTKKKGIELNTVYRVSDILDIGGSYAYSNFKFDEYSEKVRGSLVSRNGNYLPYIPKNQYSLFAALRMENGFKARVTTKGWGSYYMDNANTEKYEGYDFVTDLMLGYELEAHNIQLNVRNLTNAYYAMQASKDVYDNVSYKAAAPRSFMVTYSYQF